In Rhodococcus sp. OK302, one genomic interval encodes:
- a CDS encoding GuaB1 family IMP dehydrogenase-related protein yields MQFLEGQRPPYDLTYDDVFLVPNRTDVTSRFDVSLASNDGSGTTIPVVVANMTAVAGRRMAETVARRGGLVIIPQDIPTEAVAETVAFVKSRHLVADTPVTLSPDDAVSDALALLSKRAHGAVIVVENGKPLGVVTEAACADVDRFTRLRAVAITDFVTAPVTATPREVFELLEAKHDPLAVILNDDGTLAGVLTRTGAIRAGIYDPAVDARGALRVAAAVGVNGDVGAKAKALVDAGADVIVVDTAHGHQQRMIDALTTLKALDLGVPLVAGNVVSAQGTRDLIAAGADIVKVGVGPGAMCTTRMMTGVGRPQFSAVAECAAAARELGKHVWADGGVRHPRDVALALAAGASNVMIGSWFAGTYESPGDLKVDQAGNAYKESFGMASKRAVAARTATETGFDRARKGLFEEGISSSRMRLDPERPGVEDLIDQICSGVRSTCTYAGARSLEELHEKAVLGVQSAAGFAEGRPLPSGW; encoded by the coding sequence GTGCAGTTCCTCGAAGGGCAACGCCCGCCATATGACCTGACCTACGACGACGTCTTCCTCGTCCCCAACCGGACCGATGTGACGTCCCGGTTCGATGTTTCTCTCGCATCGAACGACGGATCGGGAACCACCATTCCTGTCGTCGTCGCCAACATGACCGCTGTTGCGGGCCGCCGAATGGCTGAAACCGTCGCGCGCCGCGGTGGTCTCGTGATCATTCCGCAGGACATCCCGACGGAGGCCGTCGCCGAGACGGTGGCGTTCGTGAAGAGCCGTCATCTGGTTGCGGATACTCCGGTGACCTTGAGTCCTGACGACGCCGTCTCCGACGCGTTGGCGTTGCTGTCCAAACGCGCTCATGGGGCTGTCATTGTCGTCGAGAACGGCAAGCCTCTCGGTGTTGTCACCGAGGCTGCGTGTGCGGATGTCGACCGCTTCACCCGCCTACGTGCCGTGGCGATCACCGACTTCGTGACCGCACCGGTCACCGCGACGCCGCGCGAGGTGTTCGAACTTCTCGAGGCCAAGCACGATCCACTGGCCGTGATCCTCAACGACGACGGCACCCTCGCCGGCGTTTTGACCCGTACCGGCGCTATTCGTGCGGGAATCTACGATCCCGCCGTGGACGCCCGTGGCGCACTGCGCGTGGCGGCAGCGGTCGGTGTCAACGGCGATGTCGGGGCTAAGGCCAAGGCGCTTGTCGACGCCGGAGCGGACGTCATCGTCGTCGACACGGCGCACGGTCACCAGCAACGCATGATCGATGCCCTGACCACGCTCAAGGCCCTCGATCTGGGTGTGCCGCTCGTTGCCGGAAACGTGGTGTCGGCGCAGGGAACCCGCGACCTCATCGCGGCCGGCGCAGACATCGTCAAGGTCGGCGTCGGACCCGGCGCCATGTGCACGACGCGCATGATGACGGGCGTCGGCCGTCCGCAGTTCTCGGCTGTCGCCGAATGTGCCGCCGCGGCCCGTGAGCTCGGTAAGCATGTCTGGGCCGACGGCGGTGTGCGTCATCCCCGTGATGTCGCGTTGGCGCTCGCTGCGGGCGCGTCCAACGTCATGATCGGCTCGTGGTTCGCCGGAACGTACGAGTCGCCCGGCGACCTCAAGGTCGATCAGGCCGGAAACGCGTACAAGGAGAGTTTCGGTATGGCATCCAAGCGCGCTGTTGCTGCGCGCACCGCCACCGAAACAGGCTTCGACCGGGCCCGGAAGGGACTGTTCGAGGAAGGCATCTCGAGTTCACGGATGCGCCTCGACCCGGAACGTCCGGGTGTCGAGGATTTGATCGACCAGATTTGTTCCGGTGTTCGTAGTACGTGCACGTACGCGGGCGCTCGTTCGCTGGAGGAACTGCACGAGAAAGCTGTGCTCGGAGTGCAGTCCGCGGCTGGGTTTGCCGAGGGACGCCCCCTTCCGTCGGGTTGGTGA
- a CDS encoding DMT family transporter, producing the protein MGDLPLISIICALAAALLFACASVAQQRAASAVAEDEALVASLIRSPRWWAGLLGDGGGYVMQALALSLGSVLVVQPLIVSSLLFALPLSAKFSGIRITRYAWTCAVMLAIALAVFLVVGDPTEGNSNAAFGDWIAPLALTVGVAVVATIAGLSKLDAGWRALLLGAAAGVFFGVAVAFTKYVTDLLGHGLAGVLGAWQTWALIASGAVGVYLQQRAFQVGPLSASLPALTIAEPIAAIFLGMTVLDERLRVDGPGIALIGCAVAVMIFTTIALSRSQGRETPGVSAPSPVVS; encoded by the coding sequence ATGGGTGATCTTCCACTGATCTCGATAATCTGTGCTCTTGCTGCCGCACTGCTGTTCGCGTGCGCTTCGGTGGCCCAACAGCGGGCCGCGTCGGCGGTAGCGGAAGACGAAGCGTTGGTCGCGTCGTTGATTCGGAGTCCGCGGTGGTGGGCTGGTCTGCTCGGCGACGGTGGCGGGTACGTGATGCAGGCGTTGGCGCTCTCACTCGGCTCGGTGTTGGTGGTCCAACCGCTGATCGTGTCGTCCCTGCTGTTCGCACTGCCGTTGTCCGCGAAATTTTCGGGTATCCGGATCACTCGCTATGCGTGGACCTGTGCCGTCATGCTCGCGATTGCGTTGGCGGTGTTCTTGGTTGTCGGCGATCCCACCGAAGGAAACAGCAATGCTGCCTTCGGTGATTGGATTGCGCCGCTGGCACTTACGGTGGGCGTTGCGGTTGTCGCCACCATCGCCGGGTTGTCGAAACTCGATGCCGGCTGGCGCGCATTGCTTCTGGGCGCGGCCGCGGGCGTCTTCTTCGGCGTTGCGGTTGCCTTCACCAAGTACGTGACCGATCTGCTCGGACACGGATTGGCCGGGGTCCTGGGTGCGTGGCAGACCTGGGCGTTGATCGCATCCGGGGCCGTCGGCGTCTACCTACAGCAACGAGCATTCCAAGTGGGCCCGTTGTCGGCGTCGTTGCCGGCGTTGACCATCGCTGAGCCCATCGCGGCGATCTTCCTGGGAATGACGGTGCTCGACGAACGTCTGCGTGTCGACGGCCCGGGAATTGCCCTCATCGGGTGCGCGGTGGCGGTCATGATCTTCACGACCATCGCGCTCTCACGGTCGCAAGGCCGCGAAACACCCGGCGTAAGTGCGCCGTCGCCGGTAGTCTCGTGA
- a CDS encoding DEAD/DEAH box helicase encodes MPESTIDSPTSTDGRSFIDLGIPAVMVHALRRSGIDAPFPIQAATIPDVLAGRDVLGRGATGSGKTLAFGLPMLVRLKGGASKRNRPRGLVLAPTRELAIQIHKALDDAATEVGLRVASAVGGVPIKRQADILARGVDLLIATPGRLLDLVEQKSVLLDDVVITTIDEADHMADMGFIDEVAKILDTTPKDGQRLLFSATLDGKVDDLVAGYLRNPASHSTAPPVATVSTMDHHLLFVDPVDKRSVVAHIASRAGRTIMFVKTKHGVDRLAQQLHLIGVSAGSLHGGKTQNNRTKTLASFSDGTTPVLVATDVAARGIHVDDVTLVVHVDPPAEAKDYLHRAGRTARAGESGVVVTIVTDEERETVEKLTKAAGVKVHSVRVRPDDLELTRITGAMEPTGIPVAAPDTTVEVKHTAKRGRQEHDTAGRTAVGGRMKKDGDKRAAPSRRVSDPKSVKKIRADGTPVPTRAERLASKGLTPRRGTGMPNSGRPTAGKAGGKRAH; translated from the coding sequence ATGCCTGAATCGACGATCGACTCGCCCACTTCTACCGACGGGCGTTCGTTCATCGACCTCGGAATCCCCGCTGTAATGGTGCATGCTTTGCGCCGCAGCGGGATTGATGCTCCGTTCCCCATCCAGGCCGCAACCATCCCTGATGTTCTTGCCGGCCGGGACGTCCTCGGACGCGGTGCGACGGGTTCCGGAAAGACTTTGGCCTTCGGGCTTCCGATGCTGGTTCGCCTCAAAGGTGGGGCGAGCAAACGGAATCGTCCGCGTGGTTTGGTGCTCGCTCCCACCCGCGAACTTGCGATCCAGATTCACAAAGCACTCGACGACGCCGCAACCGAGGTCGGTTTGCGTGTGGCCAGTGCGGTGGGCGGTGTCCCGATCAAGCGTCAGGCCGATATCCTGGCCCGCGGTGTCGACCTGCTGATTGCCACTCCCGGACGGTTGCTCGATCTGGTCGAGCAGAAGTCGGTGCTTCTCGACGACGTCGTGATCACCACCATCGACGAGGCCGACCACATGGCTGACATGGGGTTCATCGACGAGGTCGCGAAGATTCTTGATACGACTCCCAAAGATGGTCAGCGCCTTCTCTTTTCGGCAACACTGGATGGCAAGGTCGATGATCTGGTCGCCGGTTACCTGCGTAATCCGGCGTCGCATTCCACGGCTCCCCCGGTCGCCACGGTGTCGACGATGGATCATCACCTGCTGTTCGTAGACCCGGTGGACAAGAGATCCGTTGTCGCACATATCGCTTCGCGCGCCGGGCGCACCATCATGTTCGTCAAGACCAAGCACGGCGTGGATCGTCTGGCTCAGCAGCTGCATTTGATCGGTGTGTCTGCCGGATCTCTGCACGGCGGTAAGACTCAGAACAACCGGACCAAGACTCTCGCATCGTTCTCCGACGGCACCACGCCCGTACTGGTTGCCACCGATGTCGCTGCCCGAGGCATCCACGTCGACGACGTCACCCTCGTGGTCCACGTCGATCCCCCGGCCGAGGCCAAGGACTACCTGCACCGCGCCGGTCGAACCGCGCGCGCCGGCGAATCGGGTGTTGTGGTCACCATCGTCACCGACGAGGAACGCGAAACCGTCGAAAAGCTCACCAAAGCGGCCGGCGTGAAGGTGCACAGCGTGCGCGTACGCCCGGATGATCTCGAGCTCACTCGCATTACCGGAGCGATGGAACCGACGGGCATTCCCGTTGCAGCTCCGGACACCACCGTCGAGGTCAAGCACACGGCCAAGCGTGGCCGTCAGGAACATGACACGGCAGGCCGCACCGCGGTCGGTGGACGCATGAAGAAGGACGGCGACAAACGCGCCGCGCCTTCGCGTCGGGTCAGCGATCCCAAGAGTGTGAAGAAGATCCGTGCGGACGGCACGCCTGTCCCCACTCGGGCGGAACGTTTGGCGTCCAAGGGTCTGACACCGCGCCGCGGAACGGGTATGCCCAACTCGGGTCGCCCAACTGCCGGAAAAGCCGGCGGCAAACGCGCACACTGA